The stretch of DNA AACTCGAAAGGAAAGAATCGTTTCTTTTGATCTTCCCGAGCTCCGTACTTAGTGttattacgtttacgttacgtttacgtttgaaatttataCTTCTGTCGATAATGCTCGGAGAACGACTCGAGTGGAAAGAATAATGTTCGGAACATCGTTTCTTTAGTgctttgtttttaaatttgcgCGATGATGGAATTACAGGAACGATAGTAACGAATCttcgttttctatttattttattatcacgAGAATGAGTAACTCGaagggaaagaagaaacttttgaGTGAAAGATCCTCCCAAGCTCTGTACTTAGTGttattacgtttacgttacgtttacgttatgtttacgttacgtttacgttatgtttacgttacgtttacgtttgaaatttataCTTCTGTCGATAATATTCGGAGAACGACTCGAGTGGAAGAATAACGTTCGTGATACCATTTTTTTCAAGCTTCGTTTCTAACTTTGCGCGACGATGGAATTATAGGAACGATAGTAACGAATCtttgttttctatttattttattatcacgAAAATGAGTAACTCGaacggaaaaaaagaaacttttgagtGAAAGATCGTCCCAAACTCCGTACTTAGTGttattacgtttacgttacgtattacgtttgaaAATCATACTCCTGATGATAATATACGAAGAACAATCCAAGTGGAAAGAATAACGTTCGTGATACCATTTTTTTCAAGCTTCGTTTTTAACTTTGCGCGACGATGGAATCACAGGAACGATAATGACGAatctttgttttttatttattttattatcacgAGATCGTGTAACTTAAAcggaaagaataaatttttgagTGAAAGATCTTCCCGAGCTCCGTACTTAGTGTTATTACGCAAcggatataaaaataattcaagttgcaacaatattaataaaaccTAGCCCGAGAGAacgtttcgttcctccgatttaAACCGCGCTGTGTAATCattgcaaaaataataaaatggaaCGCGGGAAGCTAAATATCTACGTGTCTATTTATATTCGTGACTCCGCGAAAATAAAAGAAGCGATAGTAACGAAATTAGTTTCAACGATAAACATAATTAGTTAGGTTTTAATGTTTGAACACGATCGATTTCCCATAGTCGaccatgttgaatttctcaaacgGTAAATTCGTAactggtaaataaaaataactcgGATATTTTGCAGAGTGTAACGTTCATCTTTCcaaaaaattctataaatatacaatatccCATTAGATGTAAAATTACGTAAATAATCAAAATTCGTCGACTTTTCGATGCACGACGCTGCAAGAAACTTCGACAAATGCGTCTTATTGATACCAACGAAAACAGATTTCGATACCTGCTCGATATCTCGACGCAATGCTTgtaaatcgatacgtatcggtatTTAACGAGTATGTTATCGGATCGGTCCCATCGCTACTCTCGAGTCTgtctctcgatcgttcgtctgACGGTCGTCTAACGCTTCGATTCGCGGAAGTTGCAAAATAATTAACTGTCGTTCAGTTCCAACGGTTTTTTCCCCAAGATAGACGGATTTATTGGCTGGGGGCAAAGTCTCGCGTGGATAGAAAACAATGCCGAGTATTAAAACTCGACGATAGTAAAATAAGTATAGACATAGAATGACGAGAACGGTATCCGAATGGCAAAGTAACCGCGAATCGAAGTGATAAGATAATTGAGCGATTCTTAAGCGCGGACCAATTTATTTgggaaataaatttccaatCGAAAAATACTCGCGATGCTGAACATCTCGTTGTTCCAATAATAAATGAATCGACGGATATTTTTCGACGGGATAAATATTCATATCGATCGAGACGTTATTTCCGTCTTCGTTACAATGGAACATCGATTACGCGAACAACGCTGACAGACATCCGATAAATCGCTAATAAATGTTCTAATTGTCGATTATACGCGCTGAAACTTTCGTGAAATGAGAAACTTAGGCAAACGCGATGTTTTAATACGAATTGAGTAACGCGAAAATAGAAATGATTTTATATCACGGCGACCTTCGCTCtctatacatattatattataactatctatgtgtatatatgtatatatatatattcgccaATAATAAACAACAAATTATATCGTCGGTAAAATAAGTTATTTTCTGCTGCATATTTAAGACCTTGCGatataaatattcgaagaaCGGACtatcttttctattttcttttgctCGCTTTTCCAAAGCTCGAAAGCTTTAACTTTTCAACGCGATGTTTTCGAATCTGTTTCTGTTCTTTATTCGAAACTGTCGCAACTATAGAGTGACTGTCCATATCGGATAGATTTCgtagatttttaaatttttcgctTTACAGTTACTTTTAGAATTAACATTATTCGACAGGTAGCCTTTCAGGACAattctgtacaatttttctgtattttcctCGTCAAAGTGTTCAACCCGGAACAAATATCCCAACTACAAGTTGTCAAGATGCATCTACACGTGCAACGTCCGTGCATAAATTTTCACGTAAGAAATAATTCGTGCACCGATAGACCCAGTCGAAGATTAACCGAGTATCCCGTAATATTTTGTTCTTAATTTAAATTCGTCCCCCAGAACGGAGGTTCTCGACCGTCCTCGTCGCGAGTCGGTCGAAATAAACGTTCGTGGCTCGACGttgaagtagaaaaaaaaaaaagaaaaaaattaactaACATCCGATTCTACGATACACAGATAGACGATTTTCCACCTAGGTTAATCTACAAAGAGAATTCGTTGCATCTCCCGCGACGCGCCAAAAATATTCCGCGACCCAGAGATCGGGAACCCATGGTgcaacgcgtcgcgacgcgaaattTCAAATCACCCTGTACCGAAGACCAGGAGACCACTTTAAATTTAATCCGCGCGAAGAATCGTGCCTCGTATCTTTCCAAAGTGTAAAGATAAATCTCGTACAGCTGCATAGAGAAAGAGGGGGGCGAGAGGGGTGTGTGGGGGGCCGGTTCCCGGTATTGAGACGTAAAACGGCCGGCGTAgaccgaaaaagaaaaagctAGCAGCGAGAGAAGCTCCACCATTTTCCGAAGCTATTCTAGAGTGTTATGCAACCGCCGGCCAATGCATTTGGCCGGGCAGAGCTTTATGGCCGAAGCTCGCACGCGCAAAAATGTTTGTTTTAACTCGTCGCCACGTCCCCCCACCCCTCCACGTTCGGCTCTAGCCGCAGTCGCAGCCTTGAATTATTCGGAATgtgcgaatattttgtaaaattagatCTTCCGCTTTTCCGATCCGACGCCGACCGGGCGATCCGACGTCTATTGTCTCGTCGAAATCAACGACAATGCGATTTTCGCGTCGAAATACGGCACGGGGATACCGTTTCCCGCCAAAACGAATCTACCAGCTCGCGCCGCCGCCATCTTGTCAcgaacggagagaaaaaaatacactcgCGGAAGAATTGAGTTCTTTCGTGCTCACGATCGACCGATCTTGTACCGAATACCGTACAATTCAGCTCTGGAAAAACATGAAAATATACTCGAAATATTATCGACGTGTTCGCGCGCCGGTCCATTAATTAAATGTCCGAAataatcgaaattgaaattaaattcctCACGAGTGGCTCCGCGTAGCCATTTTTGCGGTGAGTCTCGTTTTAAATAGTTCGAACGGTTCGTTTCGGATCGCCGCGAATTTccattttacaataattaatgCTACGTTAATCGCCGAACGTGGAACGACACCTGGATACTTTTTCGGATATAGTGGTTAATTCGTTCGATTCTCAACGAAAAATGTTCTCACGAACGAGTCGCCCGACAAAGAAACACGTTTCCCGCCAAAATTcgagaatttttaatcgttcacaCTGTAACGAGCTAACCGGCGTGAAACAGTCGAGAACTCGTTGCAACGTTGCAACGAAGCGTGGATACGCGTAATTTGTTCGTACAAGAAAGTTACCTTCCCTTTAACATTGCAAATTAATTCCACCCCCGTACCAGTGACTCGAGAAACGACACTCGACGCGATAAATCGGTCGATATTCGAAAATACAAGTCGTCGATtcaacgaatgaaaatatttctgagAAATTTGTGTACGAATAGACGATCCACCGAAGGGAACGCGTAAATGAAATCAGGGATCGCCCAGCtcgcgaataaattaattttttacgcgTCAGTTGCGCGTCAGTTTTTCGAGCGAAGATCACCGAGCCCTTTTCCCTCGACGAACGGTCACGCGGCTTCTTAAGGCGATTTCCATTTGTAAATCGCGCGACCAAACAACCAGCATCCCTTTCGTTCCCCGTGGCTCGCTAATGGAAGACGTCTTAAAAAGTTGTTGCGCGCCCCGGGGACGCGGAATTTTCAAATCTTCCTCCAGCGATCCTTATTCCCACTGGAAACGTCCGAAAAGGAGAGTCGAGTCGCAGGAACGTTCAGTAAGGGGGGTGGGGGGATTCCTGGGGCCCCATTCCACTCGTATTTTTCACCCTCCATTTTTACGCCATCTTTTCCCGCTGTTGGTCCACCCTCCGTGACTCTGTCCCCCTTCTgagtctttgttcgtctctctctttctttctttctttctttctctctttcgtgcTCGATGTTTCCCTCGAAAGTAGCGATGGGACCGAGACTCGCGATGGGTGCATTCGCTCGAGACTCTTCCACGATTAACGATAAAAAACCATTCGAGATCTCGTGTCAATCGTCTAAGGTTCGACGATCGACCCTTCGGTCTCGATAAACAATCGTACAAGAGTTTATATCGTTATAATGTAtgaatgtaatttattattgcgTAAGGCACGAAAATCATCTTTAACGAGGTGCATACTGAACTTTGCACATCCGTACATCGTAAAATGTAACAATGTTCGACAGTTGAGGTAAATGAGACATTCGTACAAAATGACGAATTATTCAGAATCGGTTGCgttgaatttatgaaattttcaagaaaGATACGAACGCGCGATAAACACAACGATAACGGTAATAAACGATAGGACAGGTAACGCTCGAACGATAAACGTGATTATCGACATTTTAAGGTTCCAATTTTTACGATTGATTTTTACGATTCAAGGTTAGAACTTTCCATGATCGATGGAAAAATACAGTCGTATTGAATGTGGACGATAACGTTAACGTTTGGACGAAAATAACAATTGGTAACCAAAAGTAATTCGATATTTTGAAAAGTAGTCGCTGACGGTACACTTCCTTTTGTATTTATATCTCATCTTTGACTGTACCTCAGGTAAATATTTCGTAGAATAATTTTTCCCACCGTTTGCTCGCTTAACGAACGACTAATCGTTTATCGATATCACCTTTGATCGAGAGAAAGAATTCgagtaatgaaaaatattcgagcgCTTTATCGAAAgttgtttaaacattttaaacaaccgATATCTTGTTAATGACTCGATGATGCTCCATGCTCGGATCGATGCTACAAGAAACGTCAACAAATACGTATTAATACCGAGCGAAACTTATTTCGATACCTGCCGGATACCTCGATACAATGCATGGGAATTGATACGTATCGGTATTTAACGAGTATGTCATTGGATCGGACTCGTCGCTACTCGAAACTCGCGTcacagatagagagagagagagagagagagaactctCTTTGATTGTTTTAATCAATAACACTCGAGTGGATCAACGTCGAGTgatattttctctctttttcttcgctcgagattcggctcgttcgattctcgaaacaTCAAAGTTTCGTCTTTCGTGTTCGAAACTTTCAGATCGATTTCGCGGAGAATTCGATTCGCGTTACAAACCAAGGGATAAAATTTGCTCTTCCTTGAATCTCTCTTTGATTGTTTCAATCAATAACACTCGAGTGGATCAACGTCGAGTgatattttctctctttttcttcgttcgagattcggttcgttcgattctcgaaacaTCAAAGTTTCGTCTTTCGTGTTCGAAACTTTCAGATCGATTTCGCGGAGAATTCGATTCGCGTTACAAACCGTGGATAAAATTTGCTCTTCCTTGAATCTCGAGGGTAGCGCTCTCTGACAACGAGCCTGTTATTCGGAACTTTTATAGGTAATTCAGCGATAAGAAAATGGGGGAGGAGTTTTTGTCGCTTAGAAAGGAACGAGGAGATCCAATTTCCGGGTGATGATTGGCCGATTCGATCAGTCGTAACGATAATAGAATTCTTTGGGGACATTTTTCCGTTCTTTTGCGCAAATTGCAAGCTCATTGTTTTCGCGGATCGATACTCGGCCAACATCTCCTTCGACTCGAATCCTCTTCTCAAATCGAAAGACTCTTTAACGCGTTTCTTAAGAAAAATCTAACGCGAACAATGAATAAAGTAAAACAATCTATAGTAATAAAGTAAAGTAAACGATGTAAATTCTCTCCAGATGAAACTGCAACGTGAATTTCCTCTTTCGAACGAACTTTTTCCAATTCGACCCTGACGTACTTGTAACCTCATATTaaaaacataataattattttcatacaCGTAAGATTAgtacatttattattaattttcagtGAAGAATTGCTCGAGAAAGGTTATGGAGTGTCGTAAACACCGTTGAGAATCGCGTCTGAGAATTCTCACTTAAAGAAAACTACCCCTTCGTTGTTTTCAGTGCCGGTGATTAATTCGTCCTCTTTAAACGAAGAATTTAAAAGAGCTCCAACTTCTTTTcccttgtaaaaatatttcatctcgTGGTTATTCCGGTGGTTTCGGACACTCTTCCGTTCGCCGTGTTACGGGGGTAGTAATTATTTTTCCGGTCCGTCATCCTTACGACGTTTTCTACCCTCTTCCCACCATTCGAGCTCCCCCTTGAGATTTTTAACGTCTCGCGAACCCTTTAACGTCTCTTCCTCTCCGTCTTTGTCTCCTGTCTCCGCGCGAGGTAGCGCGAGAGGGTCGCGACCCCTCGCAGGGTTCGCGCGCGACCACTTCGaacggaagaaaagaaattagcgAAATTAAACGAGCCGATACCGCCGCACGATTTTCGGCCCGAGGGGCGGCCCGCTCCCGCCGTTTTCACGGAAAACACCGCTATTTGCGATTAATTATTCGCGCGGCGCGCAAACGATTGGGCGCAAGACAAACGAGCGAGTCGGTGAACCGAGAATCGCGCAAACGTTCGAGCTCTTTGTCGCGAGTCGAATTCATGGTTTCGCCGAGCGTTAGAACATCTCGATTCAAataataaagaagaagaagaagaaaaaaaaaacatacaattTGCAAAGTTCTATTTGAAACGAAACGGTAGGGAAATCGTAACGACactgaaacgaaattactacAACGGAGACTGGCGCGAAATTGAAACCATTTacgaaattataatttgtagaaattgtatttgtatttactACTCTTCTGGAGTATatacatgtattatattttctgtAAATCGTCCTCGgtttacaaatatatattatattttttatgtatacaCATAGAAATCGTCCTAGGTTTACATCTGTCGCGGTGTGAATAATTCTGTCGAAAGCTGCACGAATATTTAGCCGGTGACGTATCGATGGTAAAATTCCGGCAATAATCGAAGTTAAAAGTTCGAAAAGGTCGCGAAAGAGAAATCACGTGTTTCACAATTTGTATCCGGAACGATCgtgcaaaaataaatacacgagactcgaacaaagagagagaaaaatcttGGAAAGTTGTCCACGAATGGTAGAAAGTTTGTGTACCTGGCGTTTACCAATAATATCCTCACTCTGAACTGGAACGCGCGAGATAACCTCGCGCGATATCGCGCATTAGCTTGCGAACTTATCGTCCAGGTTGCCTAATTTcaaattcgttcgtttcgagttcaATCGACCTGGTTCTTTCCCACTTTAGACGTTCAAAGAAGAGCACACGCAACATTGGAGAATCACTGTCGCGAGAATACGATTTCCCGATTCGATGGAGTCACGGTCTTATCGCGATAAAATACGTCTTATCGCGAAGAAAACGATCTCGCGTGGTATCTCGAAACCGGGGTGGCTGTTTGGCGGGAAAGTTCAGCGGCGCGGTTCTGTTCGCGGCTCCGGTAAATATTTGTTCGCGAGAACTACGAGCAACGATAAATgggaagcgaaaaaaaaaaaaagtagagagagaaaaaaagagggaaCGTTTAATATGTCGGATCGTCTGGCTCGCGGCGCGGTCGCGTATTTGTTAAAACCTGAAAAGCGGGGCCCGTTGAAAATGGAATTAATCTGTCGATGCGTACCGTGCGCCCATTTAATATCCATCACGCGTTCATCACTGCAGAAGCGATCCAGCGGTTGTTCTCGCGCCGCGTTGTTTTTCCTTCCCTTCTCTCTCGCGCTCTTCCTTCGACGTGTTGTTCGTTCCTCTCCATCAGGGATTCGTTGCGGGGGTGGCGTTGGTGTTGTTGATGGTGTTGGGTCCGTTTTCGGCCGAAACCGCGCGCGAGCCGTGAATTTTGTTtccttgtttcgtttttttttcctttcgtttattattattatttttcttatttttttttccttcacgcGACGAGACACGATGACACGAGGTCGGTTCGAAATTTTGAGCGTAGCATCTTAATGCGCCGCGCGCCCGTCGAAAACTGACCCCGCAGCTGGTCGCCTTAAAAAAGGGGGGTGGAACCGGGCCCCGTTGGGGAAGGGCGAGCCCGACCGCGATGGCCAGGCGTCCAGAGGAGGGGGTAGCAACGCAAGGGCGAACGAACGAGCCACTCGGAATTATTTGTCTTCTTCTTTTCGTCTTCTTTTCGTCTTCTTTCCAGATCTCGGACCCCATCGACCCGATCCACGTATACTCTCGAGAGTATTATCTCGTCTCCCGGCGGCAGACTCGAGGTGCCACCGGGTCGGACCTGTTTAAGGGTT from Ptiloglossa arizonensis isolate GNS036 chromosome 14, iyPtiAriz1_principal, whole genome shotgun sequence encodes:
- the LOC143154332 gene encoding uncharacterized protein LOC143154332, whose product is MGSEIWKEDEKKTKRRRQIIPSGSFVRPCVATPSSGRLAIAVGLALPQRGPVPPPFFKATSCGVSFRRARGALRCYAQNFEPTSCHRVSSREGKKNKKNNNNKRKEKKTKQGNKIHGSRAVSAENGPNTINNTNATPATNP